The following proteins are encoded in a genomic region of Hyla sarda isolate aHylSar1 chromosome 3, aHylSar1.hap1, whole genome shotgun sequence:
- the SF3B6 gene encoding splicing factor 3B subunit 6 translates to MAMQAAKRANIRLPPEVNRILYIRNLPYKITGEEMYDIFGKYGPIRQIRVGNTPETRGTAYVVYEDIFDAKNACDHLSGFNVCNRYLVVLYYNANRAFQKMDTKKKEEQLKLLKEKYGINTDPPK, encoded by the exons ATGGCGATGCAAGCGGCAAAACGTGCGAAT ATTCGCTTACCCCCAGAGGTGAACCGCATCTTGTACATCAGGAACTTACCATATAAAATCACTGGGGAGGAAATGTACGACATTTTTGGGAAATATGGCCCAATCCGGCAGATAAGAGT AGGGAACACACCAGAGACCAGGGGTACCGCATACGTTGTATACGAAGACATCTTTGATGCCAAGAATGCCTGTGATCATCTGTCCGGCTTCAACGTGTGTAACAGATATCTGGTGGTCCTGTACTACAATGCAAACAGA gcaTTTCAAAAGATGGATACCAAAAAGAAAGAGGAACAGCTCAAGCTTCTGAAAGAGAAATATGGCATCAACACAGATCCCCCAAAATAA